From one Streptomyces chromofuscus genomic stretch:
- the hpnE gene encoding hydroxysqualene dehydroxylase HpnE, with protein sequence MTDGMRSGPARETVVVGGGLAGITAALALADAGVRVTLLEGRPRLGGLAFSFQRGELTVDNGQHVYLRCCTAYRWFLDRINGAALAPLQDRLDVPVLDVTRPEGRRLGRLRRDALPVPLHLGRSLATYPHLSLAERARVGRAALALKGLDLTDPTLDAQDFGSWLTAHGQSARAVEALWDLVGVATLNAVAGDASLGLAAMVFKTGLLSDPGAADIGWARVPLGELHDRLARRALDSAGVRTRIRSRVTSISPLDNGRWRVQVPGEVVDTDAIVLAVPQRETYDLLPQGALDDPERLLRIGTAPILNIHVVYDRKVVGTPFLTALGTPVQWVFDRTDASGLTSGQYLALSQSAAQDEIDAPVAALRERYLPELERLLPSARGAEVKDFFVTRERTATFAPAPGVGRLRPGARTKASGLYLAGAWTATGWPATMESAVRSGIGAADAALRALGRPRPRHLFDVEEAA encoded by the coding sequence ATGACGGACGGCATGCGGTCCGGGCCCGCACGGGAGACGGTGGTGGTCGGCGGAGGGCTCGCCGGAATCACCGCCGCGCTCGCGCTCGCCGACGCCGGGGTGCGCGTCACCCTGCTCGAAGGCAGGCCGAGACTCGGCGGCCTGGCCTTCTCCTTCCAGCGCGGCGAGCTGACCGTCGACAACGGCCAGCACGTCTATCTGCGCTGCTGCACCGCCTACCGCTGGTTCCTCGACCGGATCAACGGCGCGGCGCTGGCTCCGCTGCAGGATCGTCTCGACGTGCCCGTTCTCGACGTCACCAGGCCCGAGGGCCGGCGGCTCGGCAGGCTGCGCCGGGACGCGCTGCCGGTGCCCCTGCATCTGGGGCGCAGCCTCGCGACGTACCCGCATCTCTCACTCGCCGAGCGCGCCAGGGTCGGCCGGGCCGCGCTCGCGCTCAAGGGCCTCGACCTCACCGATCCGACGCTGGACGCACAGGACTTCGGCAGCTGGCTGACCGCGCACGGTCAGTCGGCGCGTGCCGTGGAGGCCCTGTGGGACCTGGTCGGGGTCGCCACCCTCAACGCGGTCGCGGGCGACGCCTCCCTGGGGCTCGCCGCGATGGTGTTCAAGACCGGTCTGCTGTCCGACCCGGGCGCCGCCGACATCGGCTGGGCGCGTGTCCCGCTGGGTGAACTGCACGACCGGCTGGCCCGCAGGGCGCTCGACTCCGCCGGCGTTCGTACCAGGATCCGTTCACGCGTCACCTCCATCTCCCCACTCGACAACGGCCGTTGGCGGGTCCAGGTTCCCGGCGAGGTCGTCGACACGGACGCGATCGTGCTCGCCGTGCCCCAGCGCGAGACCTACGACCTGCTGCCGCAGGGCGCGCTCGACGACCCGGAGCGGCTGCTGCGCATCGGCACCGCGCCGATCCTCAACATCCACGTCGTCTACGACCGCAAGGTCGTCGGCACACCCTTCCTCACAGCGCTCGGCACACCCGTGCAGTGGGTCTTCGACCGCACCGACGCCTCCGGGCTCACGAGCGGCCAGTACCTCGCGCTGTCGCAGTCGGCCGCGCAGGACGAGATCGACGCGCCCGTGGCCGCGCTGCGCGAGCGGTACCTGCCCGAACTGGAGCGCCTGCTGCCGTCGGCCCGCGGCGCCGAGGTGAAGGACTTCTTCGTGACCAGGGAGCGCACCGCGACCTTCGCTCCCGCCCCCGGCGTCGGACGGCTGCGGCCCGGCGCCCGTACCAAGGCATCCGGCCTGTACCTGGCCGGAGCGTGGACCGCCACCGGGTGGCCCGCGACCATGGAGAGTGCGGTCCGCAGTGGCATCGGCGCGGCGGACGCCGCGTTGCGTGCCCTCGGCCGGCCCCGCCCCCGCCATCTCTTCGACGTCGAGGAGGCGGCGTGA
- a CDS encoding polyprenyl synthetase family protein, translating to MPPASKAARETAADVAALLERGRTLATPVLRAAVDRLASPMDTVAAYHFGWIDAAGNPADGDGGKAVRPALAVLSAEVTGRAPEVGIPGAVAVELVHNFSLLHDDLMDGDEQRRHRDTVWKVHGPAQAILVGDALFALANEILLELGTVEAGRATRRLTTATRALIDGQAQDISYEHRDRVSVEECLEMEGNKTGALLACASSIGAVLGGADDRTADTLEKYGYHLGLAFQAVDDLLGIWGDPEATGKQTWSDLRQRKKSLPVVAALAAGGGASEQLAELLAADAKSSDVETFSEEEFAARAALIEQAGGREWTAEEARRQHTIAIEALDAVDMPDRVRDRFAALADFVVVRKR from the coding sequence GTGCCCCCGGCCTCGAAGGCCGCTCGAGAGACCGCGGCGGACGTGGCCGCGCTCCTGGAGCGCGGCCGGACCCTGGCCACACCGGTACTGCGGGCGGCCGTCGACCGCCTCGCGTCTCCCATGGACACCGTCGCCGCCTACCACTTCGGCTGGATCGACGCCGCCGGCAACCCTGCCGACGGCGACGGCGGCAAGGCCGTGCGCCCCGCACTCGCCGTGCTGTCCGCCGAGGTCACCGGGCGTGCGCCCGAGGTCGGCATCCCCGGGGCGGTCGCGGTCGAACTGGTCCACAACTTCTCGCTGCTGCACGACGACCTGATGGACGGCGACGAACAGCGCCGGCACCGCGACACCGTGTGGAAGGTGCACGGACCCGCCCAGGCGATCCTGGTCGGCGACGCCCTGTTCGCGCTGGCCAACGAGATCCTGCTGGAACTCGGCACCGTCGAGGCGGGCCGCGCCACCCGCCGCCTGACCACCGCGACCCGTGCCCTGATCGACGGCCAGGCCCAGGACATCTCCTACGAGCACCGCGACCGCGTCAGCGTCGAGGAGTGCCTGGAGATGGAGGGCAACAAGACCGGCGCCCTGCTGGCCTGCGCCAGCTCCATCGGCGCCGTGCTCGGGGGCGCGGACGACCGCACCGCCGACACCCTGGAGAAGTACGGCTACCACCTGGGCCTGGCCTTCCAGGCCGTCGACGACCTCCTCGGCATCTGGGGCGACCCGGAGGCCACCGGCAAGCAGACCTGGAGCGATCTGCGCCAGCGCAAGAAGTCCCTGCCGGTCGTCGCCGCGCTCGCGGCCGGGGGCGGCGCCTCCGAGCAGCTCGCCGAGCTGCTCGCCGCCGACGCCAAGAGCAGCGACGTCGAGACCTTCTCCGAGGAGGAGTTCGCCGCCCGCGCCGCCCTGATCGAGCAGGCCGGCGGCCGCGAGTGGACCGCCGAGGAAGCCCGCCGTCAGCACACCATCGCCATCGAAGCCCTCGACGCCGTCGACATGCCCGACCGGGTGCGGGACCGGTTCGCGGCGCTCGCCGACTTCGTCGTCGTACGAAAGAGATGA
- the shc gene encoding squalene--hopene cyclase codes for MTATTDGSTGALPPRAAAASETDSTTPVAAGVHEAAVHAVRRATDFLLSRQDAEGWWKGDLETNVTMDAEDLLLRQFLGIREESTTLAAALFIRGEQREDGTWATFHGGPGELSTTIEAYVALRLAGDAPDAPHMAKAAEWIRAQGGIAASRVFTRIWLALFGWWKWEDLPELPPELIYFPKWMPLNIYDFGCWARQTIVPLTIVSAKRPVRPAPFPLDELHTDPDHPNPVKPLAPAATWDGAFQRLDKGLHALRKVVPRKLRRAAMRSAARWIIERQENDGCWGGIQPPAVYSLIALHLLGYDLRHPVMRAGLESLDRYAVQRGDGARMIEACQSPVWDTCLATVALVDAGVPADHPQLVKAADWMLGEQVVRPGDWSVRRPGLTPGGWAFEFHNDNYPDIDDTAEVVLALRRVKHHDPERVEKAIARGVRWNLGMQSKDGAWGAFDVDNTSPFPNRLPFCDFGEVIDPPSADVTAHVVEMLAVEGLAHDPRTRRGIEWLLAEQEPNGSWFGRWGVNYIYGTGSVVPALTTAGLPASHPAIRRAVAWLESVQNDDGGWGEDLRSYRHVKEWSGRGASTASQTAWALMALLAAGERDSKAVERGIEWLAATQREDGSWDEVYFTGTGFPWDFSINYHLYRQVFPLTALGRYVHGEPFAPTSLAEAKVAG; via the coding sequence ATGACAGCGACGACCGACGGAAGCACCGGGGCCCTGCCGCCCCGCGCTGCCGCGGCCAGCGAAACCGACAGCACCACCCCGGTGGCGGCCGGGGTCCACGAAGCCGCCGTACACGCCGTCCGGCGCGCCACCGACTTCCTGCTGTCCCGGCAGGACGCCGAGGGCTGGTGGAAGGGCGACCTGGAGACGAACGTCACCATGGACGCCGAGGACCTTCTGCTCCGCCAGTTCCTGGGCATCCGCGAGGAGTCGACGACCCTGGCCGCCGCCCTCTTCATCCGCGGCGAGCAACGCGAGGACGGCACCTGGGCCACCTTCCACGGCGGACCCGGCGAACTCTCCACCACCATCGAGGCGTACGTCGCCCTGCGCCTGGCCGGTGACGCGCCGGACGCGCCGCACATGGCGAAGGCGGCGGAGTGGATCCGCGCCCAGGGCGGCATCGCGGCCTCCCGGGTCTTCACCCGCATCTGGCTCGCCCTGTTCGGCTGGTGGAAGTGGGAGGACCTGCCCGAACTGCCTCCGGAACTCATCTACTTCCCGAAGTGGATGCCGCTCAACATCTACGACTTCGGGTGCTGGGCCCGGCAGACGATCGTCCCGCTGACCATCGTCTCCGCCAAACGCCCGGTGCGGCCCGCGCCGTTCCCGCTGGACGAACTGCACACCGACCCCGACCACCCCAACCCGGTGAAGCCACTGGCCCCGGCCGCGACGTGGGACGGCGCCTTCCAGCGGCTCGACAAGGGCCTGCACGCCCTGCGCAAGGTCGTGCCGAGGAAGCTGCGCCGCGCGGCGATGCGGTCGGCCGCGCGCTGGATCATCGAGCGGCAGGAGAACGACGGCTGCTGGGGCGGCATCCAGCCGCCGGCCGTGTACTCGCTCATCGCCCTGCACCTGCTGGGCTACGACCTGCGGCACCCCGTGATGCGCGCCGGGCTGGAGTCCCTCGACCGGTACGCCGTCCAGCGCGGGGACGGAGCCCGGATGATCGAGGCCTGCCAGTCGCCGGTGTGGGACACCTGCCTGGCGACCGTCGCGCTCGTCGACGCGGGGGTCCCCGCCGACCATCCGCAGCTGGTGAAGGCGGCCGACTGGATGCTGGGGGAGCAGGTCGTGCGGCCCGGCGACTGGTCCGTGCGCCGCCCCGGACTGACGCCGGGCGGCTGGGCGTTCGAGTTCCACAACGACAACTACCCCGACATCGACGACACCGCCGAGGTCGTCCTCGCGCTGCGTCGTGTGAAACACCACGATCCCGAGCGGGTGGAGAAGGCCATCGCACGCGGGGTGCGCTGGAACCTCGGCATGCAGTCGAAGGACGGCGCCTGGGGTGCCTTCGACGTCGACAACACGAGCCCCTTCCCCAACCGGCTGCCCTTCTGCGACTTCGGCGAGGTCATCGACCCGCCGTCCGCCGACGTGACCGCGCACGTGGTGGAGATGCTCGCGGTGGAGGGCCTCGCCCACGACCCGCGCACCCGGCGCGGCATCGAGTGGCTGCTCGCCGAACAGGAGCCCAACGGCTCGTGGTTCGGACGCTGGGGCGTCAACTACATCTACGGCACGGGATCGGTGGTGCCCGCGCTCACCACCGCCGGACTGCCCGCCTCGCATCCGGCGATCCGGCGTGCGGTCGCCTGGCTGGAGAGCGTGCAGAACGACGACGGCGGCTGGGGCGAGGACCTGCGCTCCTACCGGCACGTCAAGGAGTGGAGCGGCCGAGGCGCCTCCACCGCCTCACAGACCGCCTGGGCGCTGATGGCGCTGCTGGCGGCGGGGGAGCGGGACTCCAAGGCGGTCGAACGCGGCATCGAGTGGCTGGCCGCGACCCAGCGGGAGGACGGCTCCTGGGACGAGGTGTACTTCACGGGGACGGGCTTCCCGTGGGACTTCTCGATCAACTACCACCTCTACCGGCAGGTCTTCCCGCTCACCGCGCTGGGGCGGTACGTGCACGGTGAGCCGTTCGCCCCGACGTCGCTCGCCGAGGCCAAGGTGGCCGGATGA
- a CDS encoding 5'-methylthioadenosine/S-adenosylhomocysteine nucleosidase family protein, whose product MSSPAAPAPLLIACALGIERLALRLGERHAACGPVTVLRTGMGPGAAERSVARALADPALAGAAVLATGFCAGLAPGMHPGDLVVAEETRDPRGSTPCVGTELLVRELTRAAPGRTVHTGPVTGSDHVVRGQERADLLATGAIAADMESAATLLSAGRTGARPVAAVRVVVDAPEHELVRIGTVRGGISAFRVLRSILPAFFEWHRNVLLPRR is encoded by the coding sequence ATGAGCTCGCCCGCCGCGCCGGCGCCGCTGCTGATCGCCTGCGCGCTCGGCATCGAGCGGCTGGCGCTGCGGCTGGGCGAACGTCACGCCGCCTGCGGGCCGGTGACCGTGCTGCGCACGGGCATGGGACCCGGCGCGGCCGAGCGCTCCGTCGCGCGGGCGCTGGCCGACCCGGCGCTCGCCGGAGCCGCCGTGCTCGCCACCGGCTTCTGCGCGGGGCTGGCGCCCGGCATGCACCCCGGCGACCTCGTGGTCGCCGAGGAGACCCGGGACCCGCGCGGCAGCACGCCCTGCGTGGGCACCGAACTGCTCGTCAGGGAACTCACGCGTGCGGCGCCCGGCCGCACGGTCCACACCGGCCCGGTCACCGGCTCCGACCACGTCGTACGCGGTCAGGAGCGGGCCGACCTGCTGGCCACCGGCGCGATCGCGGCCGACATGGAGTCGGCCGCAACGCTTCTGAGCGCCGGGCGCACAGGAGCACGTCCGGTTGCGGCCGTCCGGGTGGTCGTGGACGCTCCGGAACATGAACTCGTCCGTATCGGCACGGTGCGCGGTGGAATATCGGCTTTCCGCGTCCTTCGTTCCATTCTTCCCGCATTCTTTGAATGGCACCGTAATGTGCTGCTCCCCAGGAGGTGA
- the hpnH gene encoding adenosyl-hopene transferase HpnH: MAMPLRQSIKVATYLAEQKLRRRDKFPLIVELEPLFACNLKCEGCGKIQHPAGVLKQRMPVAQAVGAVLESGAPMVSIAGGEPLMHPQIDEIVRQLVARRKYVFLCTNAMLLRKKMDKFQPSPYFAFAVHIDGLRERHDESVAKEGVFDEAVAAIKEAKRRGFRVTTNSTFFNTDTPQTVIEVLNYLNDDLKVDEMMISPAYAYEKAPDQEHFLGVEQTRELFRKAFAGGNRRRWRLNHSPLFLDFLEGRVDFPCTAWAIPNYSLFGWQRPCYLMSDGYVPTYRELVEETDWDRYGRGKDPRCANCMAHCGYEPTAVLATMGSLKESLRAMRETVSGNRE; the protein is encoded by the coding sequence ATGGCCATGCCGCTGCGCCAGTCCATCAAGGTCGCTACATACTTGGCCGAACAGAAGCTCCGCCGGCGGGACAAGTTCCCGCTCATCGTCGAGCTGGAGCCGCTCTTCGCCTGCAACCTGAAGTGCGAGGGCTGCGGCAAGATCCAGCACCCCGCAGGGGTCCTGAAGCAGCGCATGCCGGTGGCGCAGGCCGTGGGAGCGGTCCTGGAGTCCGGTGCGCCGATGGTGTCGATCGCGGGCGGCGAGCCGCTGATGCATCCTCAGATCGACGAGATCGTGCGCCAGTTGGTGGCCAGGCGGAAGTACGTCTTCCTGTGCACCAACGCCATGCTGCTGCGCAAGAAGATGGACAAGTTCCAGCCCTCCCCGTACTTCGCCTTCGCCGTGCACATCGACGGCCTGCGGGAGAGGCACGACGAGTCGGTCGCCAAGGAGGGCGTGTTCGACGAGGCGGTGGCGGCCATCAAGGAGGCCAAGCGGCGCGGCTTCCGGGTCACCACGAACTCCACCTTCTTCAACACGGACACCCCGCAGACCGTCATCGAGGTGCTCAACTACCTCAACGACGACCTCAAGGTCGACGAGATGATGATCTCGCCCGCCTACGCCTACGAGAAGGCGCCCGACCAGGAGCACTTCCTGGGCGTGGAGCAGACCCGCGAGCTGTTCAGGAAGGCCTTCGCGGGCGGCAACCGGCGCCGCTGGCGGCTCAACCACTCGCCGCTCTTCCTGGACTTCCTGGAGGGCCGGGTCGACTTCCCGTGCACCGCCTGGGCCATCCCCAACTACTCGCTCTTCGGCTGGCAGCGCCCCTGCTACCTGATGAGCGACGGGTACGTGCCGACGTACCGCGAACTGGTCGAGGAGACCGACTGGGACAGGTACGGCCGGGGCAAGGACCCGCGCTGCGCCAACTGCATGGCGCACTGCGGCTACGAGCCCACCGCCGTGCTCGCCACCATGGGGTCGCTGAAGGAGTCCCTGCGCGCCATGCGCGAGACGGTCTCCGGAAACCGGGAGTGA
- the ispG gene encoding flavodoxin-dependent (E)-4-hydroxy-3-methylbut-2-enyl-diphosphate synthase, whose protein sequence is MTAIPLGVPGVPARPIAERRKSRQIQVGSVPVGGDAPVSVQSMTTTRTSDIGATLQQIAELTASGCQIVRVACPTQDDADALATIARKSQIPVIADIHFQPKYVFAAIEAGCAAVRVNPGNIKQFDDKVKEIAKAAKEHGTPIRIGVNAGSLDRRLLQKYGKATPEALVESALWEASLFEEHDFRDIKISVKHNDPVVMIEAYRQLAAQCDYPLHLGVTEAGPAFQGTIKSAVAFGALLSQGIGDTIRVSLSAPPVEEVKVGIQILESLNLRQRGLEIVSCPSCGRAQVDVYKLAEEVTAGLTGMEVPLRVAVMGCVVNGPGEAREADLGVASGNGKGQIFVKGEVVKTVPESKIVETLIEEAMKIAERMERDGAATGAPDVTGKPEVTVS, encoded by the coding sequence ATGACCGCCATCCCCCTGGGCGTGCCCGGGGTACCGGCGCGCCCGATCGCCGAGCGCCGCAAGAGCCGGCAGATCCAGGTCGGGTCGGTGCCGGTCGGCGGGGACGCGCCGGTCTCGGTGCAGTCCATGACCACGACCCGTACGTCGGACATCGGTGCGACCCTCCAGCAGATCGCCGAGCTGACGGCTTCTGGCTGCCAGATCGTGCGGGTCGCCTGCCCCACCCAGGACGACGCCGATGCCCTCGCCACCATCGCTCGCAAGTCGCAGATCCCGGTCATCGCCGACATCCACTTCCAGCCCAAGTACGTCTTCGCCGCGATCGAGGCGGGCTGTGCCGCGGTCCGTGTGAACCCCGGCAACATCAAGCAGTTCGACGACAAGGTCAAGGAGATCGCCAAGGCCGCCAAGGAGCACGGCACCCCGATCCGCATCGGCGTGAACGCGGGCTCCCTGGACCGGCGCCTGCTGCAGAAGTACGGCAAGGCGACTCCGGAGGCGCTGGTCGAGTCGGCGCTGTGGGAGGCCTCCCTCTTCGAGGAGCACGACTTCCGGGACATCAAGATCTCCGTCAAGCACAACGATCCGGTCGTGATGATCGAGGCCTACCGGCAGCTCGCCGCGCAGTGCGACTACCCGCTGCACCTGGGCGTCACCGAGGCCGGCCCCGCCTTCCAGGGCACGATCAAGTCGGCGGTCGCCTTCGGCGCGCTGCTCAGCCAGGGGATCGGCGACACCATCCGCGTCTCCCTGTCGGCCCCGCCCGTCGAGGAGGTCAAGGTCGGCATCCAGATCCTGGAGTCGCTGAACCTCCGGCAGCGCGGCCTGGAGATCGTCTCCTGCCCGTCCTGCGGCCGCGCCCAGGTCGACGTCTACAAGCTCGCCGAAGAGGTCACGGCCGGCCTCACCGGCATGGAGGTCCCGCTCCGCGTCGCCGTCATGGGCTGCGTCGTCAACGGCCCCGGCGAGGCCCGCGAGGCGGACCTCGGCGTCGCCTCCGGCAACGGCAAGGGGCAGATCTTCGTCAAGGGCGAGGTCGTCAAGACCGTTCCCGAGTCGAAGATCGTCGAGACGCTGATCGAAGAGGCGATGAAGATCGCCGAGCGGATGGAGCGGGACGGGGCAGCCACGGGCGCACCCGACGTCACAGGGAAACCAGAAGTGACTGTGAGCTGA
- the dxs gene encoding 1-deoxy-D-xylulose-5-phosphate synthase, which yields MSILESIRGPRDLKALSEAQLGELSEEIREFLVHAVARTGGHLGPNLGVVELSIALHRVFESPVDRILWDTGHQSYVHKMLTGRQDFSKLRGKGGLSGYPSREESEHDVIENSHASTALGWADGLAKARQVQGEKGHVVAVIGDGALTGGMAWEALNNIAAAKDRPLIIVVNDNERSYAPTIGGLANHLAALRTTDSYERVLAWGKDVLLSTPVVGHTVYEALHGAKKGFKDAFAPQGMFEDLGLKYVGPIDGHDVRAVESALRRAKRFHGPVLVHCLTVKGRGYEPALAHEEDHFHTVGVMDPLTCEPLAPSGGPSWTSVFGDELVRIGEEREDVVAITAAMLHPVGLGPFAERFPDRVWDVGIAEQHAAVSAAGLATGGLHPVVAVYATFLNRAFDQLLMDVALHRCGVTFVLDRAGVTGVDGPSHNGMWDMSILQVVPGLRIAAPRDADQLRAQLREAVAVDDAPTLVRFPKESVGPRVPAIDRVGGIDVLHRSEAPEVLLVAVGVMAPVCLQAAELLRARGIGCTVVDPRWVKPVDPALPGLAAGHRLVAVVEDNSRAAGVGAAVALALSDADVDVPVRRFGIPEQFLAHAKRAEVLADIGLTAVEIAGRISASLAVQAEPSRETVVPGQSSKETVAGKPLSEESHP from the coding sequence GTGTCGATTCTTGAGAGCATCCGGGGACCACGCGACCTGAAGGCGCTGTCCGAGGCGCAACTTGGCGAGCTGTCCGAAGAGATCAGGGAGTTCCTGGTGCACGCGGTCGCCAGAACCGGCGGCCATCTCGGGCCCAATCTGGGCGTGGTGGAACTGTCCATCGCCCTCCACCGGGTCTTCGAGTCACCGGTCGACCGCATCCTGTGGGATACCGGCCATCAGAGCTACGTGCACAAAATGCTGACGGGGCGCCAGGACTTCTCCAAGCTGCGCGGCAAGGGCGGTCTGTCCGGCTATCCCTCGCGCGAGGAGTCCGAGCACGACGTCATCGAGAACAGCCACGCCTCCACCGCGCTCGGCTGGGCCGACGGGCTCGCCAAGGCCCGCCAGGTGCAGGGGGAGAAGGGCCATGTCGTCGCGGTGATCGGCGACGGCGCGCTGACCGGCGGGATGGCCTGGGAGGCGCTGAACAACATCGCGGCCGCCAAGGACCGGCCGCTGATCATCGTCGTCAACGACAACGAGCGCTCGTACGCCCCCACCATCGGCGGCCTCGCCAACCACCTCGCGGCGCTGCGCACCACCGACTCCTACGAGAGGGTGCTGGCCTGGGGGAAGGACGTCCTGCTCAGCACGCCGGTCGTCGGGCACACGGTGTACGAGGCGCTGCACGGCGCCAAGAAGGGCTTCAAGGACGCCTTCGCGCCGCAGGGGATGTTCGAGGACCTGGGCCTGAAGTACGTCGGGCCGATCGACGGGCACGACGTGCGGGCCGTGGAGTCGGCGCTGCGGCGCGCGAAACGCTTCCACGGGCCGGTGCTGGTGCACTGCCTCACCGTCAAGGGCCGCGGCTACGAGCCCGCCCTCGCGCACGAGGAGGACCACTTCCACACCGTCGGCGTGATGGACCCGCTGACCTGCGAGCCGCTGGCGCCCTCGGGCGGACCGTCCTGGACCTCGGTGTTCGGGGACGAACTGGTGCGGATCGGTGAGGAGCGGGAGGACGTCGTGGCCATCACGGCGGCCATGCTGCACCCGGTGGGCCTCGGCCCGTTCGCCGAGCGGTTCCCCGACCGGGTGTGGGACGTCGGTATCGCCGAGCAGCACGCGGCCGTCTCGGCGGCCGGCCTCGCGACCGGGGGACTGCACCCGGTCGTCGCCGTCTACGCCACCTTCCTCAACCGCGCCTTCGACCAACTTCTGATGGACGTCGCGCTGCACCGCTGCGGGGTGACGTTCGTCCTGGACCGGGCCGGGGTGACCGGCGTCGACGGTCCCTCGCACAACGGTATGTGGGACATGTCGATCCTCCAGGTCGTGCCCGGGCTGCGGATCGCGGCGCCGCGGGACGCCGACCAGCTGCGGGCGCAGCTGCGCGAGGCGGTCGCCGTCGACGACGCGCCCACGCTGGTGCGCTTCCCGAAGGAGTCCGTGGGCCCGCGCGTCCCGGCGATCGACCGGGTGGGCGGCATCGACGTGCTGCACCGGAGCGAGGCGCCCGAGGTGCTGCTCGTCGCGGTCGGGGTGATGGCACCGGTGTGCCTGCAGGCCGCCGAACTGCTGCGGGCCCGGGGCATCGGGTGCACGGTGGTGGACCCGCGGTGGGTCAAGCCCGTCGATCCCGCGCTGCCCGGTCTGGCCGCCGGGCACCGGCTGGTGGCCGTGGTCGAGGACAACAGCCGGGCGGCGGGGGTGGGCGCCGCCGTGGCGCTGGCGCTGAGTGATGCCGACGTGGATGTGCCGGTACGGCGGTTCGGCATTCCGGAGCAGTTCCTGGCGCACGCCAAGCGGGCCGAGGTGCTGGCCGACATCGGCCTCACCGCCGTCGAGATCGCCGGGCGGATCAGCGCGAGCCTGGCCGTGCAGGCGGAACCGTCCCGCGAGACCGTTGTGCCGGGACAGTCGTCCAAGGAGACCGTCGCCGGGAAACCGCTGTCCGAGGAGAGCCACCCATGA
- a CDS encoding aspartate aminotransferase family protein encodes MTTAESASPPSPSDGGFDLGALLAERGAERYELHARYLNHQLPRMLHTIGFDKVYERAEGAYFWDADGNDYLDMLAGFGVMGLGRHHPVVRKALHDVLDARLADLTRFDCQPLPGLLAERLLAHSPHLDRVFFGNSGTEAVETALKFARFVTGRPRILYCAHAFHGLTTGSLSVNGEAGFRDGFDPLLPDTAVPLGDLDALAREVKKGDVAALIVEPIQGKGVHEAPSGYLRAAQELLHRHKALLIADEVQTGLGRTGDFYAYQHEEGVEPDLVCVAKALSGGYVPVGATLGKDWIFKKVYSSMDRVLVHSASFGSNAQAMAAGLAVLSVMADERIVANARATGELLRSRLAALIDKYEMLADVRGRGLMIGIEFGRPRSLKLRSRWAMLQAARKGLFAQMVVVPLLQRHRILTQVSGDHLEVIKLIPPLIVGEREVDRFVDAFTAVMDDAHSSGGLVWDFGRTLVKQAVAHR; translated from the coding sequence ATGACCACCGCCGAATCCGCGTCCCCGCCCTCGCCGTCCGACGGCGGGTTCGACCTCGGCGCGCTGCTCGCCGAGCGCGGAGCCGAGCGCTACGAGCTGCACGCCCGGTACCTCAACCACCAGTTGCCGCGCATGCTGCACACCATCGGCTTCGACAAGGTGTACGAGCGGGCCGAGGGCGCCTACTTCTGGGACGCGGACGGCAACGACTACCTGGACATGCTCGCCGGGTTCGGGGTGATGGGCCTGGGCCGCCACCACCCCGTCGTCCGCAAGGCGCTGCACGACGTCCTGGACGCCCGGCTCGCCGACCTCACCCGGTTCGACTGCCAGCCGCTGCCCGGGCTGCTGGCCGAACGGCTGCTCGCGCACAGCCCTCACCTGGACCGTGTGTTCTTCGGCAACAGCGGCACCGAGGCCGTGGAGACGGCACTGAAGTTCGCCCGGTTCGTCACCGGCAGACCCAGGATCCTCTACTGCGCGCACGCCTTCCACGGCCTGACGACCGGCTCGCTGTCCGTGAACGGCGAGGCCGGCTTCCGGGACGGCTTCGACCCGCTGCTGCCCGACACGGCCGTACCGCTGGGCGATCTCGACGCTCTGGCGCGGGAGGTGAAGAAGGGCGACGTCGCCGCGCTGATCGTGGAGCCGATCCAGGGCAAGGGCGTGCACGAGGCCCCGTCCGGCTATCTGCGGGCCGCGCAGGAGCTGCTGCACCGGCACAAGGCGCTGCTCATCGCGGACGAAGTGCAGACGGGCCTCGGCCGCACCGGCGACTTCTACGCCTACCAGCACGAGGAGGGCGTCGAGCCGGACCTGGTCTGCGTGGCGAAGGCGCTGTCCGGCGGATATGTGCCGGTGGGCGCCACACTCGGCAAGGACTGGATCTTCAAGAAGGTCTACTCGTCCATGGACCGGGTGCTGGTCCACTCGGCCAGCTTCGGGTCCAACGCCCAGGCCATGGCGGCCGGCCTGGCGGTGCTGTCCGTCATGGCGGACGAGCGGATCGTCGCGAACGCCCGGGCCACGGGCGAACTGCTCAGGTCCCGGCTCGCCGCGCTGATCGACAAGTACGAGATGCTCGCCGACGTGCGCGGCCGTGGGCTGATGATCGGCATCGAGTTCGGGCGGCCCCGGTCGCTGAAGCTGCGCAGCCGCTGGGCCATGCTGCAGGCCGCCCGCAAGGGGCTGTTCGCGCAGATGGTCGTCGTACCGCTGCTCCAGCGGCACCGGATCCTCACCCAGGTCTCCGGCGACCACCTGGAGGTGATCAAACTGATTCCGCCGCTGATCGTCGGGGAGCGGGAGGTGGACCGGTTCGTGGACGCCTTCACGGCCGTGATGGACGACGCGCACAGCAGCGGTGGACTGGTGTGGGACTTCGGCAGGACCCTCGTGAAGCAGGCGGTGGCCCACCGCTGA